A stretch of Lysobacter sp. K5869 DNA encodes these proteins:
- a CDS encoding terminase family protein, giving the protein MALTAAEKREQIALIEESLRRRRENRLALYRPYAKQAEFHALGAAIRERLLMAGNQLGKTWCAGFESSMHLCGRYPDWWEGRTWNRGVAGWAAGVTTEVTRDSVQRVLCGRINAIGTGAIPKNAIKSYTKKRGVADALDTVVVLHGGGGDIQADESLLTFKSYDQGREKFQAETLDFVWLDEEPDEDIYTEALTRTNATGGINFMTFTPLKGVTTVVKRFLVEKVPGSQVVGMTIEDAEHYTPEQRAAIIASYPAHEREARTKGIPMLGSGRVFPIEEAAITVQPFAIPREWVQIGGLDFGYDHPFGAVRLAWDRDADVLYVISAYRERLATPVIHAAALRPWGDWLPWAWPHDGLQHDKGSGEELAKQYRDQKLNMLPERATFEDGGNGVEAGVTEMLDRMQTGRLKVFAHLSDWFEEFRLYHRENGRIVKLNDDLLSATRYALMMRRFAETSQAARPLQFRSEFG; this is encoded by the coding sequence GTGGCGCTCACCGCGGCGGAAAAGCGCGAGCAGATCGCGCTGATAGAAGAGAGCCTTCGGCGCCGGCGCGAAAACCGGCTGGCGCTGTATCGGCCGTATGCCAAGCAGGCCGAGTTCCATGCGCTGGGCGCTGCGATCCGCGAACGGCTGCTGATGGCCGGCAACCAGTTGGGCAAGACCTGGTGCGCCGGCTTCGAATCGTCGATGCACCTGTGCGGCCGCTATCCCGATTGGTGGGAGGGCCGGACCTGGAATCGCGGTGTCGCGGGCTGGGCGGCCGGCGTCACCACCGAAGTGACGCGCGATTCGGTTCAGCGCGTGCTGTGCGGTCGCATCAACGCGATCGGCACCGGCGCGATCCCGAAGAACGCGATCAAGTCGTACACCAAAAAGCGCGGTGTGGCCGACGCGCTCGATACCGTCGTGGTCCTGCACGGCGGCGGCGGCGACATCCAAGCCGACGAAAGTCTGCTGACCTTCAAGAGCTACGACCAGGGCCGCGAAAAGTTCCAGGCAGAAACCTTGGATTTCGTATGGCTCGATGAGGAGCCGGACGAAGACATTTACACCGAGGCGCTGACGCGAACGAACGCGACCGGCGGCATCAATTTCATGACGTTCACGCCCCTGAAGGGCGTGACCACCGTGGTTAAGCGCTTTCTCGTGGAGAAGGTGCCGGGTTCGCAGGTGGTCGGCATGACCATCGAGGACGCCGAGCACTACACCCCCGAGCAGCGCGCCGCGATCATCGCCAGCTATCCGGCGCACGAGCGCGAGGCGCGAACGAAGGGCATTCCGATGCTGGGCAGTGGTCGCGTGTTCCCGATCGAGGAAGCGGCGATCACGGTTCAGCCGTTCGCGATTCCGCGCGAGTGGGTGCAGATCGGCGGCCTGGACTTCGGTTACGACCATCCGTTCGGCGCGGTCCGGCTGGCGTGGGATCGCGACGCCGACGTGCTGTACGTCATCTCCGCGTATCGCGAGCGGCTGGCGACGCCGGTGATTCACGCCGCGGCGCTGCGCCCTTGGGGCGACTGGCTGCCGTGGGCGTGGCCGCACGACGGACTGCAGCACGACAAGGGCAGCGGCGAGGAACTGGCGAAGCAGTACCGGGACCAGAAGCTGAACATGTTGCCCGAGCGCGCGACCTTCGAAGACGGCGGCAACGGCGTCGAGGCCGGTGTGACCGAAATGCTGGACCGGATGCAAACCGGCCGCCTCAAGGTGTTCGCGCACCTGTCCGACTGGTTCGAAGAATTCCGCCTCTACCACCGCGAAAACGGCCGGATCGTCAAATTGAACGACGACCTGCTGAGCGCGACCCGATACGCCCTGATGATGCGCCGCTTCGCTGAAACCAGCCAGGCCGCGCGCCCCCTGCAATTCCGCTCCGAGTTCGGCTGA
- a CDS encoding helicase RepA family protein, whose product MTPSNLESRAERQVYAADDRDEELANMYGGGERARASVEHASKAAAAAASPRLAFVPIGEFLANVTAPKWLIRDIVESDSLLMIFGDPESGKSFLAMDWAASVATGREWNGFPVKQGPVLYINGEGRNGVSRRFSAWKIANGCALEAAPLFLSTVSTALTDGMGRAELEAVVAEFVAAYGAPALIVIDTLARNYGPGDENSTQDMTAAVATCDSLREMTQATIALVHHSGHGDKNRARGSMVLRGALDAEYRMTRTEGGDTMLESTKMKDAEHPQPMAFKFAQVELGLVDDDDRMVTSAVLRRTEMPQPGDEGEERSGGRPHGRGQPPGRGKHQTRALEILLRLHAEHVTNVMRAGRNPSEAHVHIETWRDNCIEAGIPRNRFNDLRQTLVNTRKVRIDLGFVTPLADA is encoded by the coding sequence ATGACGCCGTCGAACCTGGAATCGCGAGCGGAACGGCAGGTTTACGCCGCGGACGACCGCGACGAGGAACTGGCGAACATGTACGGCGGCGGTGAGCGTGCGCGGGCCTCGGTGGAGCACGCGAGCAAGGCCGCTGCCGCAGCGGCGTCGCCGCGCCTCGCGTTCGTGCCCATCGGCGAGTTCCTGGCGAACGTCACGGCGCCGAAGTGGCTGATTCGCGACATCGTCGAGAGCGATTCGCTGCTGATGATCTTCGGCGACCCGGAGTCGGGGAAGTCGTTCTTGGCGATGGACTGGGCCGCCAGCGTGGCGACCGGCCGCGAGTGGAACGGGTTTCCCGTGAAACAGGGCCCGGTGCTCTACATCAACGGCGAAGGCCGCAACGGCGTCAGCCGCCGGTTCAGCGCTTGGAAAATCGCCAACGGCTGCGCGCTGGAGGCGGCGCCGCTGTTCCTGTCGACGGTGTCGACCGCGCTGACCGACGGCATGGGTCGCGCCGAGCTGGAGGCGGTGGTGGCCGAGTTCGTCGCTGCCTACGGCGCGCCCGCGCTGATCGTCATCGACACCCTGGCGCGCAACTATGGCCCCGGCGACGAGAACAGCACCCAGGACATGACCGCGGCCGTCGCGACCTGCGACAGCCTGCGGGAAATGACGCAGGCCACGATCGCACTGGTCCACCACAGCGGCCACGGCGACAAGAACCGGGCCCGCGGCTCGATGGTGCTGCGCGGCGCGCTGGACGCCGAGTACCGCATGACCCGGACCGAGGGCGGAGACACGATGCTGGAGTCGACCAAGATGAAGGACGCCGAGCACCCGCAGCCGATGGCGTTCAAGTTCGCCCAGGTCGAGCTAGGCCTGGTCGACGACGATGACCGCATGGTCACGTCGGCGGTGCTGCGGCGAACCGAAATGCCGCAGCCCGGAGACGAAGGCGAAGAGCGAAGCGGCGGCCGGCCGCACGGCCGAGGCCAGCCGCCGGGCCGCGGCAAGCACCAAACCCGAGCCCTGGAAATCCTGCTGCGGCTGCACGCCGAGCACGTCACCAATGTGATGCGAGCCGGACGGAACCCGTCTGAGGCGCATGTTCACATCGAGACGTGGCGCGACAACTGCATCGAGGCCGGCATACCGCGGAACCGCTTCAACGATTTGCGGCAGACCCTGGTCAACACCAGGAAGGTCCGCATTGACCTGGGGTTCGTCACCCCATTGGCGGACGCATGA
- a CDS encoding portal protein, whose product MTTKTDSTTDKMATMREQYSRAVAFDSTMRSDAADDLRFGFIPGNQWDARHKQRRLRKNRPCYEFNKIRQHSKQVTNDLRQNRPQIKIKATKEGTKRAGEIMQGLIRNIEAQSHADQAYDTAGWFATNGGFGVIRLTTEYSDDSSFDLDIRIKEVRNPLGVYFDPSAKEQDKRDGGFAFVPERISRKEFKRRFPEADAVDFAHAGQIDQGEWWGADDVMIAEYWERDPVKKKIVLLSDGRVIDGDKYEKIKDELANPPPKTLATEPREPVTMVRERVVDTWKVQVSLVSGSDVLEGPTPWLGKWIPLVPVWGDLLNIDGKEFWHGMIRHAKDAQRLYNYNRTTMTEVVAKQPKSPFLYTAEHVRGYEAQWESISEGDAEGLPYNPDPKTPGGKPSREPPPAFPVALLQLAQIDSDDIKAITGQYDPSLGARKGQQSGRAILALQREGDVANFDYSDNLARAIRFVGELLVDLVPKIMDTERTERILGEDGAEEWVTINEQVFDDETQEWVTINDLSLAKYDVVVQAGPSYTTLRQEAADALMQLANSGGPAALIALYGAIKNMDVPYSGELLEALRRLLIQGNLMKPGPEDEPPPAPQPNPKDVAGAEKDAAQARKANAEADQTEIENRLMAAGIAGAAMPMQSPDPMGAPPDPGGANAMTMFEEPAQAGSFVSEPPADWPFAQGGMAVDPYPDASGPIQ is encoded by the coding sequence ATGACGACGAAGACCGACAGCACCACCGACAAGATGGCGACGATGCGCGAGCAGTATTCGCGCGCTGTCGCCTTCGATTCGACGATGCGCTCGGATGCCGCGGACGACCTGCGGTTCGGGTTCATCCCGGGCAATCAGTGGGACGCGCGGCACAAGCAGCGGCGCTTGCGCAAGAACCGGCCGTGCTACGAATTCAACAAGATTCGTCAGCACTCCAAGCAGGTCACCAACGACCTGCGCCAGAACCGGCCGCAGATCAAGATCAAGGCGACCAAGGAAGGCACGAAGCGGGCCGGCGAAATCATGCAGGGCCTGATCCGCAACATCGAGGCGCAGAGCCACGCCGACCAGGCCTACGACACTGCGGGATGGTTTGCGACCAATGGCGGCTTTGGCGTAATCCGGCTCACGACCGAGTATTCGGACGATTCGTCGTTCGACCTGGACATCCGCATCAAGGAGGTGCGCAACCCGCTCGGCGTGTACTTCGACCCGAGCGCGAAGGAGCAGGACAAGCGCGATGGCGGGTTCGCCTTCGTGCCCGAGCGAATTTCGCGCAAGGAATTCAAGCGTCGCTTTCCCGAGGCCGACGCGGTCGACTTCGCGCACGCCGGTCAGATCGACCAGGGCGAATGGTGGGGCGCCGATGACGTGATGATCGCGGAGTATTGGGAGCGCGATCCGGTCAAGAAAAAGATCGTCCTTCTGTCCGATGGCCGGGTGATCGACGGCGACAAGTACGAAAAGATAAAGGACGAGCTTGCGAATCCGCCACCGAAGACCCTGGCGACCGAACCGCGCGAGCCGGTCACGATGGTGCGCGAGCGCGTCGTGGACACCTGGAAGGTGCAGGTGTCGCTCGTTTCCGGCAGCGACGTGCTGGAAGGCCCGACGCCCTGGTTGGGGAAGTGGATTCCGCTGGTTCCGGTGTGGGGCGACCTGCTCAACATCGACGGCAAGGAGTTCTGGCACGGCATGATTCGCCACGCCAAGGACGCCCAGCGGCTCTACAACTACAACCGCACGACCATGACGGAAGTGGTCGCCAAGCAGCCCAAGTCGCCGTTCCTCTATACGGCCGAGCATGTGCGCGGCTACGAGGCGCAGTGGGAAAGCATCAGCGAGGGCGACGCCGAAGGGTTGCCGTACAACCCGGACCCCAAGACGCCCGGCGGCAAGCCGTCGCGGGAGCCGCCACCGGCGTTCCCGGTCGCGCTGCTGCAGCTTGCGCAGATCGACAGCGACGACATCAAGGCCATCACCGGCCAGTACGACCCGTCGCTGGGCGCGCGCAAGGGCCAACAGAGCGGCCGCGCGATCCTGGCGCTGCAGCGTGAGGGGGATGTCGCCAACTTCGACTATTCCGACAACCTCGCGCGCGCGATCCGCTTCGTCGGCGAACTGCTCGTCGACCTGGTGCCCAAGATCATGGACACCGAGCGCACCGAGCGCATCCTGGGGGAGGACGGCGCCGAAGAGTGGGTGACGATCAACGAACAGGTGTTCGACGACGAGACCCAGGAATGGGTCACGATCAACGACCTGTCGCTGGCTAAGTACGACGTGGTCGTGCAGGCCGGCCCGAGCTACACCACGCTGCGCCAGGAAGCGGCCGACGCGCTGATGCAGCTCGCGAACAGCGGTGGCCCGGCTGCGCTGATCGCGCTCTATGGCGCGATCAAGAACATGGACGTGCCGTACTCGGGCGAGCTGTTGGAAGCGCTGCGCCGCCTGCTGATTCAGGGCAACTTGATGAAGCCCGGCCCGGAGGACGAACCGCCGCCGGCGCCGCAGCCGAATCCGAAGGACGTTGCCGGCGCCGAAAAGGATGCCGCGCAGGCGCGCAAGGCGAATGCCGAAGCCGATCAGACGGAAATCGAAAACCGCCTGATGGCTGCCGGCATCGCCGGCGCGGCCATGCCGATGCAGTCGCCCGATCCGATGGGCGCGCCGCCCGATCCCGGCGGCGCCAACGCAATGACGATGTTCGAAGAGCCCGCGCAAGCGGGCTCTTTCGTTTCCGAACCCCCCGCCGATTGGCCGTTCGCACAAGGCGGCATGGCGGTTGACCCCTACCCGGATGCGTCCGGGCCCATCCAGTAG
- a CDS encoding packaged DNA stabilization gp4 family protein, with protein sequence MSKVADIIRDALRHLRVQDPRQPVTAEAARDALRMLNLMMRAWEGEGLAVGWIDVTDITETLPLPPEAELGVGYNLAVVLRPGYGAELDPDVKEGAEHFLETLARDVLRFSPIRHGDDLPTAEGDGGAHYGVLGRWPRQ encoded by the coding sequence GTGTCCAAGGTCGCCGACATCATCCGCGACGCGCTGCGGCACCTGCGCGTGCAAGACCCGCGGCAGCCCGTAACGGCCGAGGCTGCGCGCGACGCGCTGCGTATGCTGAACCTCATGATGCGCGCCTGGGAGGGCGAGGGGTTGGCTGTCGGGTGGATCGATGTCACCGACATCACCGAAACGCTGCCGCTGCCGCCGGAGGCCGAGCTAGGCGTCGGCTACAACCTGGCGGTGGTGTTGCGCCCTGGCTACGGCGCCGAACTCGATCCGGACGTCAAGGAGGGCGCCGAGCACTTTTTGGAAACGTTGGCGCGCGACGTCCTGCGATTCTCTCCCATCCGTCACGGCGACGACCTGCCTACGGCTGAGGGCGACGGCGGCGCCCATTACGGCGTTCTCGGCCGGTGGCCGCGGCAATGA
- a CDS encoding packaged DNA stabilization protein: MTWQPVQIVGGAYRDDTRPFSCQDTVNLLPLKAERPGGKSEWILRSAPGYRQFVATQNRPVRGAHNAEGLLLMVAGRTLYRVNTNKTTTVLGTIPGVGRVGMAHNQLEAGNEIAIVNGQSGYVYNTAVGALSPITSAAFPGSYVVDYMDGYIIGVDPFGRFWFISDLNQATKYSTLDRQDAEAQPDKVVTAIVYGDLVLVFGERTGEFFENTGAETGTFQRVRGVTMDIGCAAPHARARMDNSIYWLGNDGNVYRLQGNSPVRISTSAIEQAISGLNWSNAFAQVFEDRGHKVFYLTFPDGHTWGYDVLSGEWHRMQSFGLNRWRLNTLTSWRRKWYGGDFSNGKLYELDWDEMTEDGAPLVAERVTAVSHAYGNPIIVDGVRLEIDVGRADVGVSDHFCSISYSDDGGHNWSDPAMVSIGQAGEYRRTVELRQLGMTRERVWKVRISSPAKRDIIAAAWKASGGRS, translated from the coding sequence ATGACCTGGCAGCCCGTCCAGATCGTCGGCGGTGCGTACCGCGACGACACGCGCCCGTTCTCCTGCCAGGACACGGTCAACCTACTGCCGCTCAAGGCCGAGCGGCCGGGCGGCAAGTCGGAGTGGATTCTGCGCAGCGCGCCGGGCTATCGCCAGTTCGTGGCGACGCAGAACCGACCCGTGCGCGGCGCGCACAACGCCGAAGGCCTGTTGTTGATGGTGGCCGGTCGCACCTTGTACCGCGTCAACACGAACAAGACGACGACCGTCCTGGGCACCATTCCCGGCGTGGGCCGCGTCGGGATGGCGCACAACCAGCTCGAGGCCGGCAACGAAATCGCGATCGTCAACGGCCAGTCCGGCTACGTCTACAACACCGCGGTGGGCGCGCTGTCGCCGATCACGTCCGCGGCGTTCCCGGGTTCCTACGTCGTCGACTACATGGACGGCTACATCATCGGCGTCGACCCGTTCGGCCGGTTCTGGTTCATCAGCGACCTGAACCAGGCGACGAAGTACAGCACGCTGGACCGCCAGGACGCGGAGGCCCAGCCCGACAAGGTCGTGACCGCCATCGTGTACGGCGACCTGGTGCTGGTGTTCGGCGAGCGCACTGGTGAGTTCTTCGAAAACACCGGTGCCGAAACCGGCACCTTTCAGCGCGTGCGCGGCGTGACGATGGACATCGGTTGCGCCGCGCCGCACGCCCGCGCGCGCATGGACAACTCGATTTACTGGCTGGGAAACGACGGCAACGTGTACCGCCTGCAGGGCAATTCGCCTGTGCGAATTAGCACGTCTGCGATCGAGCAGGCCATTTCGGGCCTGAACTGGTCCAACGCTTTCGCCCAGGTGTTCGAAGACCGCGGGCACAAGGTCTTCTATCTGACCTTCCCGGACGGCCACACCTGGGGCTACGACGTGCTGTCGGGCGAATGGCATCGGATGCAGTCCTTCGGCCTCAACCGCTGGCGCCTCAACACGCTGACGTCGTGGCGCCGGAAGTGGTACGGCGGCGATTTTTCGAACGGCAAGCTCTACGAGCTGGATTGGGACGAAATGACCGAAGACGGCGCACCGCTGGTCGCCGAGCGCGTCACCGCCGTCAGCCACGCTTACGGCAATCCGATCATCGTCGACGGCGTGCGCCTGGAAATCGACGTGGGCCGCGCCGACGTCGGCGTGTCCGATCACTTCTGCAGCATCAGCTACAGCGACGACGGCGGCCACAACTGGAGCGATCCGGCGATGGTCTCCATCGGCCAGGCCGGCGAGTACCGCCGCACCGTTGAGCTTCGACAACTCGGCATGACCCGGGAGCGGGTATGGAAGGTCCGCATCAGCAGCCCGGCGAAGCGCGACATCATCGCCGCGGCGTGGAAGGCGAGCGGGGGCCGGTCGTGA
- a CDS encoding P22 phage major capsid protein family protein, whose protein sequence is MANEFSTQQMFAAEVAAVLEESCPFLMGINRSREDEFSKAPNGFKVGSEVSIMVPGVSPVYDGVELAGGGAVADFQEKRVTLRIDNQKHTAVDISAFEAVFKLDATDPRRKDYRDRVLKPQLSSLTATIEASLIRAAVLATPNLVGIPGTIPTTMKTFNQARALMQKGLAPGSPRDTLISTDVNTELVDSTKMQFNPNDDIAKQFRESYIGRACQSNFHECVNLPATTNGNKVAGVTVSGANQTGSALVIGGLANGDTFLKGQVFTIAGVFRSHPLTGDVFPELQQFVVTADVTATAATAQLPIYPDIKAAFPNKTVSALPANGAALAFVGDAEESFINNLMYQRDAFTAAFMAPPVVAGCEGYQFNAKGIRFTVQTGGNFSNLSSATRIDAWWGFAGVRGNHASRVAQ, encoded by the coding sequence ATGGCGAACGAATTTTCCACCCAGCAAATGTTCGCGGCCGAGGTGGCCGCGGTCCTCGAGGAGTCGTGCCCGTTCCTGATGGGCATCAACCGCTCGCGCGAGGACGAGTTTTCCAAGGCGCCGAACGGCTTCAAGGTCGGCAGCGAGGTCAGCATCATGGTGCCGGGCGTCAGCCCGGTGTACGACGGCGTCGAACTCGCTGGCGGCGGCGCGGTCGCCGACTTCCAGGAAAAGCGCGTCACCCTGCGCATCGACAACCAGAAGCACACGGCGGTCGACATCAGCGCGTTCGAAGCCGTGTTCAAGCTCGATGCCACCGACCCGCGCCGCAAGGACTACCGCGACCGCGTGCTCAAGCCGCAGTTGTCGAGCCTGACCGCGACCATCGAAGCCAGCCTGATCCGCGCCGCGGTTCTCGCCACGCCCAACCTGGTCGGCATCCCCGGCACCATCCCGACCACCATGAAGACCTTCAACCAGGCTCGCGCCCTGATGCAGAAGGGCCTCGCGCCGGGGTCGCCGCGCGACACGCTGATTTCGACCGACGTCAACACCGAGCTGGTCGACTCCACCAAGATGCAGTTCAATCCGAACGACGACATCGCCAAGCAGTTCCGCGAGTCGTACATCGGCCGCGCCTGCCAGTCGAACTTCCACGAATGCGTCAACCTGCCGGCGACCACCAACGGCAACAAGGTGGCGGGCGTGACGGTCAGCGGCGCGAACCAGACCGGCAGCGCCCTGGTGATCGGCGGCCTGGCGAACGGCGACACCTTCCTCAAGGGCCAGGTGTTCACCATCGCCGGCGTGTTCCGCTCGCATCCGCTCACCGGCGACGTGTTCCCGGAGCTGCAACAGTTCGTCGTGACCGCGGACGTCACCGCCACCGCCGCGACGGCGCAACTTCCGATCTATCCGGACATCAAGGCCGCGTTCCCCAACAAGACCGTCAGCGCCTTGCCGGCGAACGGCGCGGCGCTGGCGTTCGTGGGCGATGCGGAAGAGTCGTTCATCAACAACCTGATGTACCAGCGCGACGCCTTCACCGCGGCGTTCATGGCACCCCCGGTGGTCGCGGGTTGCGAGGGCTACCAGTTCAACGCCAAGGGCATCCGCTTCACCGTCCAGACCGGCGGCAACTTCTCCAACCTGTCGAGCGCGACCCGTATCGATGCGTGGTGGGGTTTCGCCGGCGTGCGCGGGAACCACGCTTCGCGCGTGGCGCAGTAA
- a CDS encoding lysis system i-spanin subunit Rz yields MIRALAALALLLAVAFGVQTWRVGVYKLALQQTATAKVKVERDAAKAATAASEAARSAERAQAGRLADIGRQYEQDRANAQAEHDRIVRDLRAGAVRLRAWWDCPAAAVPGADAGAVGRDDAAELRRASAARIIGIADECDAHVRAAQAVILDDRKP; encoded by the coding sequence GTGATCCGCGCCCTGGCCGCGCTGGCGCTGCTGCTGGCAGTCGCCTTCGGCGTCCAGACCTGGCGCGTCGGCGTCTACAAGCTGGCGTTGCAGCAGACGGCGACCGCAAAGGTCAAGGTCGAGCGAGACGCCGCGAAGGCGGCGACCGCCGCATCCGAGGCCGCCCGCAGCGCCGAGCGCGCCCAGGCCGGCCGCCTGGCCGACATCGGCCGCCAATACGAGCAGGACCGCGCCAATGCGCAAGCTGAGCACGACCGCATCGTCCGTGACCTTCGCGCTGGTGCTGTCCGCCTGCGCGCATGGTGGGACTGCCCCGCCGCCGCGGTGCCCGGAGCCGATGCCGGCGCCGTCGGCCGTGATGACGCCGCCGAACTACGGCGAGCGAGCGCGGCGCGAATTATTGGAATCGCCGACGAATGCGACGCCCACGTCCGGGCAGCGCAAGCCGTGATCCTGGACGACCGCAAGCCGTGA
- a CDS encoding N-acetylmuramoyl-L-alanine amidase, translating to MRPITALVVHCSATPAGKPFRAADIDRWHREKGWAGIGYHFVIPLDGSVEPGRPLAEAGAHVEGHNRDTIGICLIGGVDATGKPAATFNERQYDALELQLRALRGRFPQAHILGHRDFPGVVKACPSFDVRAWCRTRGLDPK from the coding sequence ATGCGACCGATCACCGCCCTGGTTGTCCATTGCAGCGCGACGCCTGCCGGCAAGCCGTTCCGCGCGGCCGACATCGACCGTTGGCACCGCGAGAAGGGGTGGGCCGGCATCGGCTACCACTTCGTCATCCCGCTCGACGGCAGCGTAGAGCCCGGCCGGCCGCTGGCCGAGGCCGGCGCGCACGTCGAGGGCCACAACCGCGACACCATCGGCATTTGCTTGATCGGCGGCGTCGACGCGACCGGCAAGCCGGCGGCGACGTTCAACGAGCGCCAGTACGACGCGCTGGAGCTGCAGCTTCGCGCCCTGCGCGGCCGGTTCCCGCAGGCGCACATCCTCGGACATCGCGACTTCCCCGGCGTCGTCAAGGCGTGCCCGTCGTTCGACGTGCGCGCCTGGTGCCGCACCCGCGGCCTGGACCCGAAGTGA
- a CDS encoding GNAT family N-acetyltransferase, with amino-acid sequence MDIRKAEAGDIPAIVGMGADFYPSTPYAAAGIPFCPVTVEAIARLMQENGILLVADDGRRLVGMVGLVLAPFMFNGAYRTAHEVMWWCDPAAQGAGVGKALLAAVDAAAKAAGAFSVQMLHLVNSPPQAAALYERLGYAHSETCFTKRID; translated from the coding sequence ATGGACATTCGAAAGGCCGAGGCCGGCGACATCCCGGCCATCGTCGGCATGGGCGCGGACTTCTATCCCAGCACCCCTTACGCCGCGGCGGGCATCCCGTTCTGTCCCGTCACCGTTGAGGCGATCGCGCGGCTGATGCAGGAAAACGGAATTCTGCTCGTCGCCGACGATGGCCGCCGCCTGGTCGGCATGGTCGGCCTGGTGCTCGCGCCCTTCATGTTCAACGGCGCGTACAGGACGGCCCACGAGGTGATGTGGTGGTGCGATCCAGCCGCGCAGGGCGCCGGCGTCGGCAAGGCCCTGCTTGCTGCCGTGGATGCGGCCGCAAAGGCTGCGGGCGCGTTTTCGGTCCAGATGCTGCACCTGGTCAATTCCCCGCCGCAGGCGGCCGCGCTGTACGAGCGGCTGGGCTACGCGCACTCCGAAACCTGCTTTACCAAGAGGATCGACTAA
- a CDS encoding DUF6445 family protein, with translation MIVVDNFLPDGEAVRALALRSPYTDVQAPDGETYRRVCITEVPGLVPALEAAVGPVEMLLTGFRLNFGGELPNAAVHSDIGFGTHALVLYLCEGDGGTAFWRHRATGAHRLDPGDVALWEQVKGDWDRPEAWRRIDLAELRMNRAVIYESALFHSRFPFAAFGAGPEDGRLIAVAFFNLRGS, from the coding sequence GTGATCGTCGTCGACAACTTTCTGCCCGACGGCGAGGCCGTGCGCGCGCTCGCGCTGCGCTCGCCGTACACCGACGTGCAGGCGCCGGACGGTGAGACCTACCGGCGCGTCTGCATCACCGAGGTGCCTGGACTCGTGCCCGCGCTGGAAGCCGCGGTGGGCCCGGTCGAAATGCTGCTGACCGGATTCCGTCTGAACTTCGGCGGCGAGCTGCCGAACGCCGCCGTTCATAGCGACATCGGGTTCGGCACGCACGCGCTGGTGCTGTACCTGTGCGAGGGCGACGGCGGGACCGCATTCTGGCGGCACCGCGCCACCGGCGCGCATCGGCTCGATCCGGGCGACGTCGCGCTGTGGGAGCAGGTCAAGGGCGATTGGGACCGGCCCGAGGCCTGGCGCCGCATCGACTTGGCCGAGCTGCGCATGAACCGCGCCGTGATCTACGAGAGCGCGCTGTTCCACAGCCGCTTCCCCTTCGCCGCCTTCGGCGCCGGTCCCGAGGACGGTCGGTTGATCGCGGTGGCGTTCTTCAATCTGCGGGGTTCCTGA